In the genome of Syntrophus gentianae, the window CCGCCAGAGTAGGAATGAAGGACGCCCCTGAGTTTTCCCTTATAGGGTTTCAATATTTCATACAGCTGATCATAGGCTTTTCGGCAATGGATCAGTACAGGAAAGCCAAGCGCTGCTGCCATGTCCAGCTGGCGAATCAGCACCGGCGCCTGAATGTCTGCTGGGGGACATTCGGGGGAAAAGTCCAGTCCGATTTCCCCGACGGCTACCGTATTATTGAGGCTGATATAAGAGTGAAGGATAGGGAAATCAAGAGGCTCATTGATAAACCAGGGATGAAGTCCGTAAGCGGGAAAGACAAAATCGGGATAGCGTTCTGCCAGTATGGCCGTGCGCTCGAGGGATCCCATGTCATACGCCGGTACGATAAAGGCACACACGCCGGCGGCTTTCGCACGCCCGATCACTTCGGGGAGCGTGGTGGAGAAAGCCAGGTCGTTCAAGTGACAATGGGTGTCAATGAGCGGATAGCGCTTTGATGGAGAATAGGAATTACATCCAGCGGTCGGATTTGTACTTCGCGTCATACTCCGCCTTGAGGGCGATCTGGGTCGCTTCGGCGATATATTCAGGCTCTTTCACCAGGTCTTCCACCTTGAGGTCTACACCGAAAATTCCGACCATCTCGTCATTGTCATCCGTAATGGGTTCAGAAACGGTGAAGCAGAGGGCGCCGGTCATCTTCGAAATGTAGAAATCGGTGACATGGAGCTTCCCCTTGCGCATCGGTTCGATAAACCACTCGCGATCGGACTGATCCGTCCCGACGCCGTAGTTTTCATATTTGGCCCGGTCAGCGATATTGGTAATGTTTCTCGTTGTTTTCTTGCCGTTCATATCGACGACGTAGGCAAACTGGATCGAAGGGTACTCTTCGATAAACCGCTGCATCACCGGTTCCTGGAGCTCCGGCTTCATGGTCCTCAAGGCGGGATCGTTGACGATCTTGCGGAGCACGGCGGTGGCGGCCTCGGCAGCCTGAAATTTGATCCGTTCCAGATCGGACATGAAGAGTTCCGGCAGATATTTGCGCACCTTGGCTTCCATCTCCTCGGACGATATCGTGGTCATGCGCCCGTCTTCATACTCTTCATTGATCCATTTGTTGATCCTGGAAATCCCCGGATGCCTTTTGTCGATGGCGTTAGCCCCGGTCAGCCCGAAATGCGAATTGATCCAGTAGGCGATGCCGGCTTTTCCCGACTTGTCCGCAATCATGGGAACGATGGGCCGCTTCAGAATTTTCGTCGTGTCGAAAATGTTGTAGATCTCTTCATTCTTGATCAGCCCGTCGGCATGGACACCTGCCCGGGTCACATTGAAATCAATCCCCACGAAGGGCATATTGGCCGGGATCTTGAAGTCGATCTTGTTCTTGAAGTACTGGGCGATGTCGGTGATGACCGTCGTATCGATCCCGTTGGCCGTCCCCATGAGACCGATATATTCCATGATCAATCCCTCAATGGGCGGGTTGCCGGTGCGCTCTCCCAGGCCGAGGAGGGTGGAATTGGCGGCGCTGCAGCCATAGAGCCAGGCTGTGGTCGCGTTGATCAGGGCCTTGTGAAAATCATTGTGACCATGCCATTCCAGGAGATGACCGGGCACATCGGCGTCCTCAATGAAGGCCCTCACCATCTTGTCTACACTGCGGGGCAGTGAGGTCCCCGGATAGGTCACCCCGTAGCCCAGGGTATCGCAGAGGCGGATTTTGATATCGATGCCGCTTTCCTCGCGGAGCTTCATCAGCTCGATCGCAAAGGGGATGCAGAATCCGTAGATATCGGCCCGGGTGATGTCTTCAAAATGACAACGGGGCTTGATCCCGGCATCCAGAATGGCTTTGACGATTTCCAGATAACCGTTAAGGGCTTCGCTACGTTTTTTATTCAATTTGAGAAAGATATGGTAATCGGAAACAGAGGTGAGAATCCCCGTTTCCCTGAGCCCCGCTTCCTTCACCAGGGGAATGTCTTCCATGGCCGCACGGATCCATCCGGTGATCTCCGGAAAGGGGAGGCCGAGATCCTGACATCTTCTGACAGCTTCCTTGTCCTTCTTGCTGTAAAGGAAAAACTCCGTCTGGCGAATGATTCCATTTTCTCCGCCCAGCCGGCTCATCATCGTAAAGAGATCGACGATCTGCTGAACCGTGTAAGGCGGACGCGCCTGCTGTCCATCCCGGAACGTCGTATCGGTAATAAAAATTTCCTCTGCCGGCTGGAGGGGAAGAATCCGATGATCGAAATCGATCCGGCTGACTTCATCGTAAGGAAAGACTTCCTTCTGCAGATTCGGTTCTTCCACGTCCCGCAGTTCGCAACGCCAGAACCGGGTATGTTCGTGATTCAGGACTCTCTTCTGGGGATTCCATTTCGCCATGATCTTACACTCCAACACATAAGGCTATCGCTAAAGAGGCAATTCCAAAGCGGATGCCTTTAATATAAACCGTCGCGATTACCTGTCAACACAGAATACGCTAAACAATCTTGAGGGATAATTCCATCAATTGTTCGATACTGACCGTCGATGGGGCGTCCGTCATCAGACAGGTCGCCTTCTGGGTTTTGGGGAAGGCGATCACGTCGCGAATGGATTCCGTTCCCGTCATCATCATGATCAGTCGATCCAGACCGAAGGCAATGCCTCCATGAGGCGGCGTCCCGAATTCCAGGGCGTCGAGGAGAAAGCCGAACTTGGTGCGGACCTCTTCGCTCTGGAGCCCCAGGGCCTCGAAGATGAGGGACTGAATCTCTTTCCGGTGGATTCGGATGCTTCCCCCGCCGACTTCTGAACCATTGAGGACGAGGTCGTAAGCCCGCGCCCGGACTTTGCCTGGATTTCCGGGAAGATGCTTGACGTCCTCCGGAACGGGAGAGGTGAAGGGGTGATGGGTTGAAACATAACGCTTTTCCGTATCGCTGAATTCCATGAGGGGAAACTCGGTAATCCAGACAAAGGCGAATTCACTGGGATCGATCAAATTGAGCTTCTTTGCCAGATGGGTCCGCAGATTTCCGAGGGAATCTTTGACCACGGTGGGCGTATCCGCGACAAAAACCAGGGCATCGCCTTCGACGGCCTCCATCCTCGCATTGATCTGCGATACTTCCTCCGCAGACAGAAACTTGAATATCGGCGAGGTCCATCCTTCAGCGGTGATCCGGGCCCAGGCAAGCCCCTTGGCCCCGTAAATCGCGACAAAGTTCTGGAGCTCGTCCAGGTCTTTCCGGGAAAGACGCTTCCCGTCGGGAATGCGGATGGCCTTGATCACGCCTCCCGCGGCCGCCACTTCACGGAATACCGTAAAGCCGGTATTGGTGAGGATATCGGTCAGATCCCGGAGTTCAAGGCCGAACCGGACATCGGGGTTGTCCTTGCCGAAACGTCCGATGGCTTCCGCATAGGAAAGGCGGGGGAAGGGAAGGGTAAGCGTCCGGTTCAGGCAGCGGGAAAAGAGGCGCGCCATCAGGCCTTCCATAATCGCAATGATGTCGTCTTCCGTAATGAAAGACATCTCCACATCGATCTGGGTAAACTCAGGCTGACGGTCCGCCCGGAGGTCCTCATCCCGGAAGCATTTGACGATCTGGAAATAGCGATCGAAGCCGGATACCATGAGCAACTGCTTGAAAATCTGCGGCGATTGGGGAAGGGCGTAGAAGGTCCCCTTGTTGATGCGGCTGGGAACCAGGTAGTCCCGGGCGCCTTCCGGCGTGCTTTTGGTCAGGAAGGGGGTTTCGATTTCAAGGAAGCCTTCTTCCTGGAAGTACTGCCGCGCTTCTGACGCCACGCGGCTCCGTAACATGATATTTTTCTGGAGGTGCGGCCGGCGAAGATCCAGGTAACGGTACTTCAGCCGCACATTTTCCGAAATTTCGCTGTCCGTTTCGAGGCTGAAAGGGGGCGTCTGGGATTCATTGAGAATTTCCAGCTCGTCGACCATCACCTCGATGGAGCCTGTCTTTAAATCGGGATTGATCATCCCTTCGGGGCGCTGACGGACCGTTCCCCGGATCGCCAGGACAAATTCGCTGCGGATCCTGTGGGCTTCCCGGTGGGCCTCAGGGCTGTGCTCCGGATTGAAGACGATCTGGACGATGCCTTCGCGGTCGCGGAAATCCACAAAAATAACCCCGCCATGATCCCTGCGGCGGTGTGCCCAGCCCATGAGAATGACTTCCTTCTCGATTTGATCGGTACCCAGTTGCCCACAGTAATGCGTTCTCTTCTTCGTTATTATGAAATCCGACAAAGGTCGTTACCTCTCTTTTATAAGTTTCAGGATTGATTGATCCAGATTATCCAGGGGAAGGGTCTGTTGCGTCCCCGCTTTCATGTCCCGGAGTTCGGCCTTTTTTTCCTCTATTTCTCGATCTCCCAGAATCAGCGTATAGGCGCAGTTCAGGCGGTTTGCCTTCTTCATCTGGCTTTTCAGGCTCTTGGCGGAAAAGTCCTGCTCCGCATGGATTCCTTTTCGTCTTAGAGAATTGCACAGAACAAAGGCCATTTTCTGCGCGGCGTCCCCGAGGGAGGCAACAAAGAGATCCGGGGTGGGCGTAGCGGTGAAATCTGCGCCTTCCAGCAGGGCAATCAGCCGTTCAAACCCGACGGCGAATCCGATGCCCGGGGTGTCCGGGCCTCCCAGTTCCTGGACAAGTCGGTCATAACGTCCGCCGCCGGCAACGGCATTCTGAGATCCCAGATGCTCGGTCGTGACTTCAAAGGCGGTCTTGGTGTAATAATCCAGGCCGCGGACCATCCGGGGGTTTATCTGATAAGGGATTTCGAATTCCGTAAGCGCCGAGGTCACTGCATCGAAATGCGATCGGCAATCGCCGCAGAGAAATTCGGAGAGGTGCGGGGCATCGGCGATGATCTCCTGGCACTCCCGGGACTTGCAGTCGAAAACCCTAAGCGGGTTGGAACCCAGGCGCCGCTTACAGTCTTCGCAGAGTCCCTCTTCTTTCCCCTGCAGAAATTCCGTAATGACTGTCCGGAATGTGGGGCGGCAGGCCGAACATCCCAGGGAGTTCAATTCCAGGCTGACCTTGCTCAGGCCGACGGTAGTCAGGAAATGCATGAGCATCAGGATGACTTCCGCATCGGCCCGCGGGTCATCGAGACCCAGCAATTCCACATCGATCTGGTGAAACTGCCGGAAACGGCCTTTCTGAGGTCTTTCCCGCCGGAACATGGGACCGATGGTAAAAAGTCGCGTCACCGACTCGGCATTGTAAAGGGAATGTTCCAGGTAAGCCCGGATGACGGAAGCCGTCGCTTCCGGCCGAAGGGTCAGATACTCGTCCCCCCGGTCACGGAACGTGTACATTTCCTTTTCAACAATGTCCGTGGCTTCGCCGATTCCTCTTTTAAAAAGATCGGTTTTTTCCAGAACAGGAAGACGGATTTCCTTGAATCCGAAACGGGAAAAAATCTCCCGGGCGATGTTTTCCACATAATGCCACCTGCCCGTTTCCTCGGGCAGAATATCCTTGAAACCTTTAACTGCTGTAATGACTTCCATCTTTAATAAACCAAACCATGCCTTATTTTAAAGCCATGTTGCTTAACATAGAACGCATTGAATGACAATGAAATTATGTCCTTCGGCTTCATGGCCGCCGGGAGTCACCGCTTCCTTTCTTAAACCCTTCCGCCTGAAGATGACTGCCGTCGGTTGTTATGGAAATCCCCCCTTGCCTGTCCGTACGCAGTATTCTGGCCCCGGCCGCTTGATATCTCGTTAAAACCTCCTCATGGGGAAAACCGAAAACATTGTCAGGACCGCAGCTGATCACGGCAATCTGCGGCCGAACGGCATTCAAAAAAGGCAGACTGCTGGATATGCGGCTGCCATGGTGAGGAACAAAAAGGACGGTACTGTGGAGATCAGAGGAATGGATCAACAGATTGTTCTCTTCTTCTGCCGAGATATCACCGGGCAGCAGCAGTGAAACTTTTCCGAAAGTGAGCCTCATCACCAGGGACTTTTCATTCAGATCCTCACCTGATGTTTTGTCCATTCCCGGATTATAAAGGGAGATTCCGACCTCTCCGACTTTCATGGCGCTTTCCCGATCCCTCAGAATCCGGTGGCGGATGCCCTTGCGGCGAAGAATCTCAAGAAAGCGTCGATAGAGTTCCGTGTCTGCGGATTCTCCATTGGACCAGACTTCCGAAACGGAAAAATTCTCCAGGATAAAGGGAAGGCCGCCCAGATGATCCGCATGGGGGTGACTGAGCGCCACGATGTCAACTTTTCGAATTCCCTCGTGCCATAAAAAGGGGGCAACCACGGAGCGGCCGATATCAAAGCCGTCGCCGGGAACCCCTCCTCCATCCACAAGCATCGTTTTGCCACCGGGAAAACGGACAAGGGTCGCATTGCCCTGGTGGACATCGATGGCGGTCACCCTCAGTTCGCGGTTCTGAAATGGTTGCGTATACTGCCGGACAAGAGAAACCGATAGAAAAAGTAAAAGCAAAGAAAAGGCAATCCAGAGCAGGAGTCGTTTCTTTTTTGGTTCGGACAGGCCTGAAGAACGATAGGAAGAAATCAGGCCAAGAGCGCAGAGTAAAAGGAGATAGAAAGCGGCGATCTGCCAGAGGGAGGGGGTGCAAAGGTAAAAAGCCGCTCCGGGCAGGCCGGCGAAAAAGTCGACCAGAGAAAGGGAGAGTTTCACCAGCCAGGCTGAGCAGGAAATCAGGATGCCGGCCAGAGCCTCTGAAAAGGGGCTGACCGCAATGACCAGCATGCTCAGCGGCAAAGCCAGAAGACCAAGAATAGGAACGAGAACGGCATTGGCTGGGATGACGAGAAGGGATAGCCGGTTGAAATAAAAGGCAAGGATGGGCAGTGTCCCCAAGGTGGCGCTGATCGTGGTGATGAGAAACAGCAGGATCTGACCTTGAATTTTATTAAACCAGAACGTTTTGGAGGAAGCGTCGGCGAAAAAGGCCCTGTCCATGGATAATCCGGTAAATAGAGGCGCTATCAGGATTATCGCGGCAACGGCGGCAAAAGAGAGTTGAAAGGAGAGGTCAAAGAGGGCTTCGGGAGAAAGGATCAGGATCAGAACCGCCGCGGCGCAAAGGGTATTCATCAGATCCTGTCTGCGGTCCAGGAGCGTGGCAATCATGAAGGTCATGGCCATGAGGGTTGCGCGCAGTACGGACATGCCGGCGCCGGCAACGAAGGCGTAAAAGAGAACAGGCGGAAATGCTGACACAAGAGACAGCTTCATGACGTTGAAACGAAGCAGCAGATATTCAGACCTCGAAAAAAGCCAGCGCATGATCAGGATCGTCCACAAGGCGATCAGGCCGACATTGAAACCGGAAACGGCCAGGATGTGAGAGGTCCCGGTCATGTTGAACTTTTCAAGGATGGGTTGCGGAATTTCTTTGGAGCTGCCCAGGATCATGGCGGAAAGAATCGTCCGTTCCGGAAAAGGGGCGTTCCTGTAAATCAGGTTGTGAATCGAACTGCGGAACTCCTCGATAAAACTTTTCAGTTTCTTCCCCTGGCCTTCTCGAAGAACGATCATCTTGGATTCATCGCTTAGAAAGCCGGAATAGGCGATCTTTTCAAAACGAAGGTGTTTTTCGTAATTGAATCCCCCGGGGTTATTGAAATTTTCCGGCCTGTGCAGGCGGGTTTCACAGCGGAGAAAATCGCCGTATTTCAGAGCGGGCCGTCCTTTTGCCGTGAGCAGAATCCTTTCCGATAGGGGCGTGTAGGTTCCGGAAGCGACAATCCGTGTCGCCTGCAAGACAAACCTTGTTTGGTCCGGCGAATATTCCGGAGCCTCGCAGATGATGCCCTCAAGAAGCGTTCTTTTTCCGATCTGCTGCTGGACGGGGTTTGCCGGAGAAGAAGGTGGAAAATGAAAAGGGAGCATTTGCAGGCTTCCTTGAAAAAACAGGATTGCCCCCACGGTCAAGAAAACAGGAAGGCTTTTTTTGAAATGGACTCCCAGGAGAAGGAAAAAGAGAAGGGGAACCAGGCAGATTCTCAGATCGAGAGCTGGTGGGAAAAAAGTATCTCCGGCGATAATGCCGGAAATCAGGGCTGCCAGAAAGAAAAGGAAAGGCCTTTGCATGTGTCGGATCTGTTATCTTAAATATTTGAAATTATAACGTCAGGAAACATTTTGAAAGAAAAACTGTTCCCTGAGGGAATCTACACATCAAAAAAATCTTAAAAAATTGCTTTTCTAATGAATCCAACTGAGAAACCGACACTGTGGGAGAAAAGATATCTCCAGAGATTGAACGGGCTGATTCTATCCCGAATCGTCATCGCTACGATTCTTCTGGGAATTTTTGTATTCTTTGATCTCAAGCAAACTTCATCCCACCCGGAAATTCGTTTCCATCCCTTCTATAGCCTGATCCTGACCACCTATCTCCTCTCTTTTCTCTATGTCATTTTACTGAAAGTCTTCAAAACCTATTCGGTTTCCATGCATCTACAGATGACCTGTGATGTTCTGCTGATCACAGTCCTCGTTCACATGACAGGCGGAGTCGGCAGCATCTATTCCTCCCTTTACCCTCTGGTGATTATTTACACGGTACTTTTCGCTGAACGAAAAGGCGGCTTTATTGTGGCCACTGCCTGCAGCCTGTTCTACGGATCGCTCTTGATCCTGGAGTTTTATGGAATGATCGACCGCGCCTCTTCATCCGTGGTTCCGGAAATTTCCCGGGATGCCGGTTATCTGTATTCGAGAATCTGTATCCATGCCCTTTCATTTTTCGTCGTGGCCTTTTTGGCCAGTTTCGTCATCAAGCAGGAAAAGACGGCTCGAATTCTTCTTGCCGAAAAAGAGAGTGCCCTGGATCGACTGGATATGCTGCATCGGAGCATCATTGAATCGATTGACACCGGCATCCTGACCGTCAACCTGGAAGGCCGGATTCAATCCTTCAATCGGGCGGCGGTCCAGATCACCGGCCTGTCAGCCGAGAATGTCCTGAATAGGGATATCTCATCGATATTTTCTGATTTCTATAGTCTTTTGGATCGCTTTTCCAAGGCGCCCTCCGCTAAAGGGCCTGAGAGACGGATGGAGATGAGAATTCGGAATCAGGATCATGAGGAGCAGATTCTCGGCTGTTCTCTGTCTCAACTTAAAGGGAGCCGGGGCGAACACCTTGGGGAGATATTGATTTTTCAGGATTTGACGGACATCAAAAAGATTGAAGCCGCCTATGAAAAGAGCAGGCGTCTTGCCTTTGTCGGAGAGATGGCCGCGGGCCTGGCGCATGAAATCCGCAATCCCCTGGCCGCGATCAGTGGTTCGATTCAGATGTTGAAGAAAGACTTGAAATTGGATCCCCTCGATGAACGGTTGATGAAGATCGTGCTTCGGGGAAAGGACCAGCTCGAGAATGTCATGAAAGATTTCCTCCTCCTGGCCAAACCGGCGGCAGGAAATAAAGAATGGATCAATCTGAATGAACTGATTGAGGAAATTCTTGAATCCCTTCTTTACATCCCGGACTGGACGGATGAAATCAAGATTGAGAAGAACCTCTCCGATGCCGCCATGTTGTATGTCAACAGGACTGAAATGCAGCATGTCCTCTGGAACCTGATCATCAACGCCCTGCAGGCCATGCCCGGGGGCGGGCGATTGTCTATCGAAACGAGGTCATTCATCGATGAATCCGGCGAAGATTTTGTGCAACTGCTCATAGGGGACAGTGGAAACGGCATTTCCAGCGAAGACCTGGAGAAGATATATCAGCCCTTCTTTACGACCAAGGAAAGAGGAACGGGGCTTGGACTGGCAATTGTCGGCAGGATTATTGAGAACTGTTCGGGATTTCTCGCCGTGGACAGTGAAATAGGGAAGGGGACCGTATTCCGTGTTTGTCTGCCGCGAAGCAGGGAAATACAGGATGCAGCCCTGCCCGACATGGAAAATACCCGGGCGGCTTGAGATCCTAAGTAGGAGGGAAATATGGCAACAATCCTTGTTGTGGATGATGATAAAGGGATGCGGGAATTCCTCGACATCATGCTGACCCGTGAAGGTTACGATGTCCGTTGCGCTTCCAGTGCCGCAGAAGCATTGAATTCCTGCAGAAAACATTCCTATGATCTGATTCTGACGGACTTGAAGATGCCCAAGATGGACGGACTGGAATTTCTCAAGGTGGTCAAGGAGATTTCCCCGGAATCCCTTGTTATTCTGATTACGGCCTATGCCTCCGGAGATACAGCGGTCAGGGCGATGAAAGACGGAGCCTACGATTATATAGAGAAGAACTTTAACCTCGAAGAATTTACAGCGACGATCCGCAATGCCCTTGAATCCAACGGAAGGATGCGGAATGACGCAAAATTTCTCCGGGAGATGGAAAATGCCGTCTCCTTCGGAGAGATCATAGGTAAGAGCAGAGAAATGGTCAAAGTTTATTCCCTGATAAAAAAAGTGGCCGAGACAACGGCCAATGTCCTGATTCTCGGAGAGAGTGGAACGGGGAAGGAGCTTGTCGCCAAAGCCATTCATGCAAACAGCCCGCGCAAGGAAAAGCCCTTTGTTGCCATCAATTGCGGCGGCATTCCGGAAAATCTCCTGGAAAGTGAATTGTTCGGTTATCAGAAAGGTTCCTTCACCGGCGCCTATGCGGATAAGGCGGGACTTTTCGAAATCGCCCGAGGGGGGACGATTTTCCTGGATGAGGTGGGGGAATTGCCCCCTGTTCTCCAGGTCAAGCTTCTGCGAGTGGTTCAGGAGAAAACCTTCCTGAGAATCGGCGGGACGGAAAATATCCGGGTGGATGTCCGGATCATCTCGGCAACGAACCGCAACCTGGAAGAGATGATTCGGAAAGGAGAATTCCGGGAGGATCTTTATTACCGCCTGAATGTCATTCCTGTGCGCATCCCGCCCCTTCGGGAAAGAAAGGAGGATATTGCGATCCTCACTCGTTTCTTCATTGAAAAATATGCCCGAGAATTCGGAAAGGGCATAAAAAATATTTCCAACTATGGTTTGGAGCTTCTCATGGAGTATTCCTTCCCGGGGAATGTTCGAGAGCTGGAGAATATTATCGAACGAAGTGTCGCCTTGGAGCAGTCGAGTATCGTGCTTCCCGAAAACCTGGTGATATCCAAGGGAAATTCGGAGGAACAGGCTGACGTCTCTAAAATGGGGCAATTCCCCGATCAGGGGATAAATCTGAATACGGAAATGGCAAGGTTCGAACGGGACATGATCGAGAAAGCCCTGGAAAAATCCAACGGCTCAAAAACAAGGGCGGCGGAGCTTCTGCAGGTCAGTTTTGATTCCCTTCGCTACCGCATCGAGAAACTCGGGATGTAATCTTCAGTTCCCGCTTATTGCGATATCCTTCATCTTCAATTGGATGTCCGAGGAGCCGTTCCAGTAGTTGATCTGAGGCGTGAAGGCGATATCAAGGGACGAATCGTTAAGATCATGAATAAAATGTCCCTGGCTGAACCAGATCGTATTGCGGGACACGCCGGATTCCGAAACGCGCATCCGGAGATGATTCTTCCCCACAATCGAAGGCGATAAGAAGTTGACATTCCTCACACAGAGGACCGGTTCGGGGTTCCTGCTTCCAAAGGGGGCAAGCAGCTCCATCTGGGACAGCAGTTCATGGGTAATATCGTTCAGGTGACACTGCGCCTCAATAACCGTCGCAGAGACGGAATCCGATTGCTGCAGATTTTCCCGGACAATTTCATCCAGCAGATCGGAAAATTTTTCGATGTCTTCTTCCAGAATGGAAATGCCGGCTGCATAGCGGTGACCGCCGTAGGAGATCAGACAGTCTTCACATTCTTTCAATCCCTGAAAGATGTTGAAATTTGCGATGCTTCTACCTGAACCCTTTCCGACGCCATCCTTCAGGCTGATCAATATTGCCGGGCGATCGTAGCGATCGGCGATTTTTGAAGCCACAATCCCGATGACACCGGGATGCCATTTGTCGGAGGCCAGAACGAACGCGGTTCTGTTCCGGGAGTCGGTTGTATTTTCAATGTTGTCAATAATGTCATCCAGAATGGCTTTTTCCAGGGCTCTGCGTTTCCGGTTATAATTTTCCAGTTTTAACGCCAGTTCCCTTGTTTCGACAACGGAGTCGCTTAAAAGCAATTCCACCGCTTCTTCAGGCAATCCAACCCTGCCGGCGGCATTGATTCGAGGAATCAGGGAAAAGGAGGCCTTCTCGGAATCAACCGTTGAGCTCTCCAGCCCGCTGATTTCTTTCAGCGCCCGAATGCCCGCCCTTTTTCCTTCCGTAAGAAGCTCAAGACCAACCCGGCAAAAAATCCTGTTTTCATCGATCATCGGGCAGATGTCGCCGATCGTGCCCAAGGCGACAAGATCGAGGTATTCCTTTAAATTGGGATACGGTTTATTGTGCCAAAATCCGTTTTTCCTGAGGCTTCCCCGAAGGGCGATCAGGAAATTGAAAACGATGCCCACGGCGGCTAGGTGCTTCATGGGAAAAGAGTCATCAGGCCTTTTGGGGTTTATCGCGGCCACTGCCTTGGGAAGAGGTCCGGAAACTTCGTGGTGATCGAGAATAACGGTATCCAGACCCATGGAACTGGCGTACAGAACTTCATCGCGATCGGAAATGCCGCAATCCACGGTGATAATCAATGCCGCGCCGCTGTCTTTGATCTTGTCGATGGCTTTCTGGTTCAGGCCGTATCCCTCTTCCATCCGGTCGGGAATGTAATAACTGACATCGGCCTGGATCTCGCGGAGAAATCTGACCAGGACGGCAACAGAGGTAATGCCGTCGGCATCATAATCCCCGTAGACGACAACCTTCTCTTTCTTATAAACAGCTGCGATCAGCCGGTCGACCCCGGGGAGCATGTCCTTCATGAGAAAAGGATTGTGAAGATCATGGAGGGATGGATAGAGATATCTGCGGGCATCGTCGGGCGTCCGAATGTCCCGGCCAATCAGGATAGAAGAAACAATCCAATGAATTCCGAGTTCTCTGGCAAGAAGATGCTGCACATCCCTGTCGGCGTCGGGCAAAATCCAGTTTGTCGTTGGTAAACATTTTCTAAACATGATCGGCTAAATTGAAAAAGACTCGGTTCACAGGGATAATAAAAACATTAAACCAATGAAGCATAGTCAGGTTTTTTTTGATGTCAAGGAAAAGGTTTTGGTCAGGTCAAGACCGATGGCGGATAGATTGCTGGATGTATTCAACGTTTGACAATTCGAACCTGTTTTTTAGCCTTCCTGATCAACGGTTTGGAAACAGACGCCGAAAGCACGTAAGGACGTATGGCATATGACTTGTATATGGGCAGGAAAAGCTTTGGACAGGTCAATCCGGATTTCCTGTAAAGCTCCAGAAATCCACCAAAAACTCTTGTATATGAAGTCTGGTGGATCGAAAAACAGGAACATTGGCTGTTTGATGAACGGTTGACATCCTTGTAAAATGGTGTATGAAAAGCAGATTAATTGTACGCTGACCTGCTGTCAGTATCTCTCAAAAGAAAAAAGGTTATAACCTATGTTTGCATCCGTACTGAAAAAAATTGTCGGTACAAAAAATGACAGAGAAATAAAGAGGCTCTCGGTAATCCTGCGTGAAATTAACAATATGGAATCGTCGATTTCAGCCTTGAGCGACGAGGAGCTGAAGGCGAAAACACCTTATTTCAAAGAAAAACTGAGTAACGGCGCCAGTCTGGACAGTATCCTTCCGGAAGCCTTTGCCGTCGTCCGCGAGGTTGCCCGAAGAACGGTGAAAATGCGTCCCTTCGATGTTCAGATTATCGGAGGCATGGTTCTTCACGAAGGAAAGATCGCC includes:
- the recJ gene encoding single-stranded-DNA-specific exonuclease RecJ, which gives rise to MPDADRDVQHLLARELGIHWIVSSILIGRDIRTPDDARRYLYPSLHDLHNPFLMKDMLPGVDRLIAAVYKKEKVVVYGDYDADGITSVAVLVRFLREIQADVSYYIPDRMEEGYGLNQKAIDKIKDSGAALIITVDCGISDRDEVLYASSMGLDTVILDHHEVSGPLPKAVAAINPKRPDDSFPMKHLAAVGIVFNFLIALRGSLRKNGFWHNKPYPNLKEYLDLVALGTIGDICPMIDENRIFCRVGLELLTEGKRAGIRALKEISGLESSTVDSEKASFSLIPRINAAGRVGLPEEAVELLLSDSVVETRELALKLENYNRKRRALEKAILDDIIDNIENTTDSRNRTAFVLASDKWHPGVIGIVASKIADRYDRPAILISLKDGVGKGSGRSIANFNIFQGLKECEDCLISYGGHRYAAGISILEEDIEKFSDLLDEIVRENLQQSDSVSATVIEAQCHLNDITHELLSQMELLAPFGSRNPEPVLCVRNVNFLSPSIVGKNHLRMRVSESGVSRNTIWFSQGHFIHDLNDSSLDIAFTPQINYWNGSSDIQLKMKDIAISGN